Proteins co-encoded in one Conger conger chromosome 4, fConCon1.1, whole genome shotgun sequence genomic window:
- the marchf6 gene encoding E3 ubiquitin-protein ligase MARCH6 isoform X2 — MDTAEEADICRVCRSEGTPDKPLYHPCVCTGSIKFIHQECLVQWLKHSRKEYCELCKHRFAFTPIYSPDMPSRLPVQDIFAGLVTSIGTAIRYWFHYTLVAFAWLGVVPLTACRIYKCLFTGSVSSLLTLPLDMLSTENLLADCLQGCFVVTCTLCAFISLVWLREQIVHGGAPQWLEQNQQQPPNVPGQPNEAPGAGNGAPENQAAPAPANPPAENEVAADNPNVQMDPAEDLEVDNEDEDEAGAEDAADANNGAQDDMNWNALEWDRAAEELTWERMLGLDGSLVFLEHVFWVVSLNTLFILVFAFCPYHIGHFSVVGLGFEEYVQASHFEGLITTIVGYVLLAVTLIVCHGFAALVRFQRSRRLLGVCYIVVKVSLLVVVEIGVFPLICGWWLDICSLEMFDASLKDRELSFQSAPGTTMFLHWLVGMVYVFYFASFILLLREVLRPGVLWFLRNLNDPDFNPVQEMIHLPIYRHLRRFILSVVVFGSIVLLMLWLPIRIIKLILPNFLPYNVMLYSDAPVSELSLELLLLQVVLPALLEQGHTRQWLKGLVRAWTVTAGYLLDLHSYLLGDQEENDNNANQQANNNQQARNNNAIPVVGEGLHAAHQAILQQGGPVGFQPYHRPMRFPFRIVLLIAFMCVTLLAASLVCLTLPVFAGRWLMSFWTGSAKIHELYTAACGLYVCWLSIRGITVLLAWMPQGRTVILLKVQEWSLMIMKTLIVAVLGLIVMVNDVVLWSLQIMKTLIVAVLGLIVMVNDVVLWSLQIMKALIVAVLGLIVMVNDVVLCLCR; from the exons ATGGACACCGCCGAAGAAG CGGACATATGCAGGGTCTGTCGGTCTGAAGGAACCCCAGACAAGCCACTCTATCACCCCTGCGTATGCACCGGCAGCATTAAGTTCATCCATCAGGAATG CTTGGTTCAATGGCTGAAGCACAGCAGGAAGGAGTACTGTGAATTGTGCAAGCATAGATTTGCCTTCACGCCAA TTTACTCTCCAGACATGCCTTCTCGGCTTCCCGTTCAGGACATATTTGCCGGACTGGTGACGAGTATTGGCACAGCTATACGATACTGGTTTCACTACACACTGGTGGCCTTCGCCTGGTTAGGAGTGGTTCCCCTCACAGCAT GTCGAATCTACAAGTGTCTATTTACCGGCTCTGTGAGCTCGCTACTGACGCTGCCATTAGATATGCTGTCCAC AGAGAACTTGCTGGCGGACTGTTTGCAGGGCTGTTTCGTGGTGACTTGCACCTTGTGCGCGTTCATAAGCCTGGTGTGGCTGCGTGAGCAGATCGTCCATGGTGGCGCCCCCCAATGGCTGGAGCAGAATCAGCAGCAGCCTCCCAATGTGCCCGGGCAGCCCAATGAG GCCCCTGGTGCTGGAAACGGAGCCCCAGAGAACCAGGCCGCCCCAGCGCCCGCCAACCCCCCGGCTGAGAACGAGGTGGCGGCCGACAACCCCAACGTCCAGATGGACCCGGCAGAGGACCTGGAGGTGGACAACGAGGATGAGGACGAGGCCGGAGCCGAAGATGCAGCGGACGCCAACAACGGGGCCCAAG ACGATATGAACTGGAATGCGCTGGAGTGGGATCGAGCAGCAGAGGAGCTCACCTGGGAGAGG aTGCTTGGACTTGATGGCTCCTTGGTTTTCTTG gAACACGTCTTCTGGGTCGTTTCACTGAACACGCTCTTCATTCTTGTGTTTG CTTTTTGCCCCTATCACATTGGACACTTCTCTGTAGTGGGACTTGGTTTTGAAGAATAT GTCCAAGCCTCTCACTTTGAGGGTCTGATCACCACAATCGTGGGCTACGTGCTGTTGGCTGTGACATTAATTGTGTGTCAC GGTTTCGCAGCGCTGGTCAGGTTCCAGAGATCACGTCGCCTGTTGGGGGTTTGCTACATCGTCGTGAAG GTTTCATTATTGGTGGTTGTGGAGATAGGTGTCTTCCCCCTCATCTGTGGCTGGTGGCTGGACATTTGTTCACTG GAAATGTTTGATGCCTCTTTGAAGGATAGAGAGCTAAGTTTCCAGTCAGCCCCTGGCACAACCATGTTCCTTCATTGGCTTGTAGGAATGGTCTACGTCTTCTACTTTGCTTCTTTTATTCTCTTACTGCGAGAG GTGTTAAGGCCTGGAGTATTGTGGTTTCTAAGAAACTTGAATGATCCTGATTTTAATCCAGTCCAAGAAATGATTCATCTGCCAATATACAGACATCTCAGAAGATTTATTTTATCAGTG GTTGTATTTGGTTCCATTGTCCTGCTAATGCTTTGGCTTCCAATCAGGATAATCAAACTCATTCTACCAAACTTCCTTCCTTATAACGTAATGCTCTACAG TGACGCCCCTGTGAGTGAGCTGTCtctggagctgctgctgctgcaggtggTGTTGCCGGCTCTGCTGGAGCAGGGCCACACCCGGCAGTGGCTCAAGGGCCTGGTGCGCGCCTGGACCGTCACGGCCGGGTACCTGCT AGACCTCCATTCGTACTTGCTGGGCGACCAGGAGGAGAATGACAACAATGCTAACCAGCAGGCTAACAACAACCAGCAGGCCCGCAACAACAACGCCATCCCTGTGGTGGGAGAGGGGCTGCATGCAGCACACCAGGCCATATTACAGCAGGGAGGCCCAGTGGGCTTCCAGCCTTACCACCGGCCCATGAGGTTTCCATTCAGG ATTGTGTTGCTGATAGCCTTCATGTGTGTGACTTTACTGGCCGCCAGCCTGGTTTGTTTGACGTTACCGG TGTTCGCTGGCCGCTGGCTCATGTCGTTCTGGACGGGCAGCGCTAAGATCCACGAGCTGTACACGGCGGCCTGCGGCCTGTACGTCTGCTGGCTGTCCATCCGAGGCATCACCGTGCTGCTGGCCTGGATGCCCCAGGGCCGCACCGTCATCCTGCTCAAGGTCCAGGAGTGGTCGCTCATG
- the LOC133127761 gene encoding carboxymethylenebutenolidase homolog has translation MANEANPCPCKIGHKLDYQGRGEEVQIEHIKAYIVNPASSSETAIIVVQDIFGWQLPNTRYMADLLASNGYIAICPDFFVGKEPWNPLQPPTDMSAFHEWLEDKQPTNINREVDAVLKYLKEQCGASQIAAVGFCWGGVAVHHLALQYPQLKAGVSNYGIIRDVEDKYQLQFPTLFIFAEKDPLIPLDQVTTLEKRLQEKCPVDFKVKVFPGQTHGFVHRKREDINPSDTPSIEEARMDMVKWLKKYVEKC, from the exons ATGGCAAATGAGGCTAACCCATGCCCATGTAAAATTGGACACAAACTGGATTATCAAGGGCGGGGGGAGGAAGTGCAGATTGAGCACATCAAGGCATACATCGTGAATCCAGCTTCATCTTCTGAAACAGCCATTATTGTCGTCCAAGACATTTTTGGATGGCAGCTTCCCAACACCAGATATATGGCTGATTTACTTGCTTCTAATGGATAcat CGCCATTTGCCCAGATTTCTTTGTTGGAAAAGAGCCATGGAACCCATTGCAACCTCCAACCGACATGTCAGCATTTCATGAGTGGTTAGAAGACAAACAACCCACTAATATAAACAG AGAGGTCGATGCTGTGTTGAAGTACCTGAAAGAACAGTGTGGAGCCAGTCAGATAGCTGCTGTGGGATTCTGCTGGGGAGGGGTTGCCGTTCACCACTTGGCTCTGCAGTATCCACAACTAAAAGCTGGGGTCTCCAATTATG GAATAATTAGAGACGTTGAGGACAAGTATCAGTTGCAGTTCCCCACATTGTTCATTTTTGCTGAGAAGGATCCCCTTATACCACTTGATCAG GTGACCACCCTTGAGAAGAGACTACAAGAAAAATGTCCAGTTGattttaaagttaaagttttccCTGGACAAACCCATGGATTTGTTCATCGCAAGCGGGAAGACATAAATCCAAGTGATACACCTTCCATTGAAGAGGCCAGAATGGACATGgtgaaatggctgaagaaatATGTAGAAAAATGTTGA
- the LOC133127760 gene encoding carboxymethylenebutenolidase homolog, whose amino-acid sequence MANEANPCPCKIGHKLDYQGRGEEVQIEHIKAYIVNPASSSETAIIVVQDIFGWQLPNTRYMADLLASNGYIAICPDFFVGKEPWNPLHGTPTDMSAFLEWLEDKQPTNINREVDAVLKYLKEQCGASQIAAVGFCWGGVAVHHLALQYPELKAGVSNYGIIRDAEDKYQLQFPTLFIFAEKDPYVPLDQVTTLEKRLQEKCPVDFKVKVFPGQTHGFVHRKQEDINPSDTTSIEEARMDMVKWLKKYVEKC is encoded by the exons ATGGCAAATGAGGCTAACCCATGCCCATGTAAAATTGGACACAAACTGGATTATCAAGGGCGGGGGGAGGAAGTGCAGATTGAGCACATCAAGGCATACATCGTGAATCCAGCTTCATCTTCTGAAACAGCCATTATTGTCGTCCAAGACATTTTTGGATGGCAGCTTCCCAACACCAGATATATGGCTGATTTACTTGCGTCTAATGGATAcat CGCCATTTGCCCAGATTTTTTTGTTGGAAAAGAGCCATGGAACCCATTGCATGGAACTCCAACCGACATGTCAGCATTTCTTGAGTGGTTAGAAGACAAACAACCCACTAATATAAACAG AGAGGTCGATGCTGTGTTGAAGTACCTGAAAGAACAGTGTGGAGCCAGTCAGATAGCTGCTGTGGGATTCTGCTGGGGAGGGGTTGCCGTTCACCACTTGGCTCTGCAGTATCCAGAACTAAAAGCTGGGGTCTCCAACTATG GAATAATTAGAGACGCTGAGGACAAGTATCAGTTGCAGTTCCCCACATTGTTCATTTTTGCTGAGAAGGATCCCTATGTACCACTTGATCAG GTGACCACCCTTGAGAAGAGACTACAAGAAAAATGTCCAGTTGattttaaagttaaagttttccCTGGACAAACCCATGGATTTGTTCATCGCAAGCAGGAAGACATAAATCCAAGTGATACAACTTCCATTGAAGAGGCCAGAATGGACATGgtgaaatggctgaagaaatATGTAGAAAAATGTTGA